The window TTCGAGGCGGCTCCCGCTCCGCCTACCTTCCCCTCGCGCTGGCCGGTGTTCGCCTTGGACCGCATCTGGATCAGTCCGCGCCGACGCCTGCAGCACCTGGCGGTGCATCGTTCCGCGCTGGCCAGGGTAGCGTCGGACCACCTGCCGCTGCTGGCCCATATTGCGGGATGAGCCTGCGTCACTGCCTGGTAAGCGGTCAGCAGTCGGCGGTCAGCGGCGGCGGCGCTTGTCGCTCCACAGCTTGACCGCCAGCGCCCCCCAGATCAGCAGGAACAGTGTATTGCCAGGCAGCCAGATCATCTGGGTCCAGACATAATCACTGACCCACGAAGCGAGCACGTCGCGACAACCGCAGACCTGGTCGGCATAGAGCCAATCGCCCCCGCTGCGCGCTGCGGCGAACTGCAGCCACAGAAAAGTCAACAGCAACGGGATGCCCACCACGCCCGCCAGGCACCAGCGCTGCATCTGCCGGCGGTGGCGACCAGCTCCCTTGGGCAAGCCGGCCTGCGGCCCCTCGCCTGCGCTGCCTGTGCATCCCTGCACCGCTTTGCCGTGCATATTTCCCCCTTGCACTTGGATTTGTTTGCCCCTGGATTGCCGCACTGCCGTCATGAAGACGCCCAAGTGCAGCACGACAATCGCCGCCCATCCTCCCTGACGGGAAGGCGGGCCTTTCTGGTTGGATCAACGCAAGGTATGGAAAGCAAGACGCCTGCGCGAGCGCAGGCGAGAAGAAGGGCGTGGATGTACGGCTCGCATTTTGCGGCAACCAAGGCAGCGCCGCGCAAGGCGATGAACTGCTTGTTCTTATGACAAAAGCACGCCTTCCCAGACCGATACGATACGTTTCGCCTCGGATTCTAGGTGCAAATTATCCTGCACTCAACAAAATTTACGATTGTTGGATCGAAATTTTACTAAGTGTCCATCAAGCTTGGCAGGGTGATGCTCCCCAGCACCAGCTTCAGTTGGGCCTGGACCTGGCGCTCGTCGATATCACCCTGCCCCGTCAGGAGCCGCTGTAGCAAGGGGGCGTACAGCAGGTCGAAGACCAGGCTCAGGTCGGCATCCTCCCTGAATTCGCCGCGTTGGGCGCCGCGGCGCAAGACACTCACCAGCGCCAGCCGGCGCGGTTCCAGATAATTGTCGTTGAAGATGCGTTTGCTCTCCGGCTCGAACTGCGCCAGCGCGATCATTTCACGCACCACCCGGCCCGACTTGCCACGCAACAGTTGGGACAGTTGCAGCATGTGCAGTTCGATATCGGTGCGCGAAGAGCCGCTGTCGCCGATGGGCGGCATCGGTTCCACGGCCCGCAGCAGGGCTTCCATCGCCAGGGCGCTCTTGTTGGGCCACCAGCGATAGATGGTGGCCTTGCCCACGCCGGCGCGCGCCGCCACGCCCTCCAGGGAGAGCTTGTCGAAGCCGATCTCCTCGAGCATCACGTAAGTGGCATCGAGGATGGCGTCATGGCTGACGGCATTCCTGCGGCGACCGGTGGCCGGATCAGAGATGAAGGTGAGAGAAATGATGTGCTCCAGACGGCAATTGCCTGTTATCTGAAGCTGGTTACGGCATGCTTTACGACAACTTGAGCATATGTCACAAAAAAATTGTGAATATTTATGCAAAACCACCCGGCAGTTCCGTCACTGGCGCGGCGGCGTAGCGTCCAGCAACTGACCAAAGCGCTCCAGACGCGGCCGATAGCCACGCTCGGCGTCGAGTGAAAAGGCGATGCGACGGGTGCGTCCCATCAGTTCGTCGCGGGCAAAAAAGCCGAAGTAGCGCGAATCCATGCTGTTGTCGCGGTTATCACCCAGCATCATGTAGTGGCCCGGCGGCACCACCACCGGGCCGTAGCTGCTGTGCAGGCTGGGATGAGCCGCCGACAGGCGCACCGCATGCTCCATGGCGCCGTAGCGCTCGTCGCGATAGGCCGCCTGATCGCTGCCGTCGCCGGCTTCCGGCGCTTCGGCCGCAGGATGGTAGTGGGCCGGCTGGCCGTTGATGAACAGGACGTTATCGCGCAGCTCCACCACATCGCCCGGCAGCCCCACGATGCGCTTGACCAGCAGCTCGCCAGCCTGGCGCGAATCGATGGTGACGATGTCGCCGCGCTGCGGCTCGCCCAGGCGCAGGAGGCTGATATGGGTCAGCGGCAGGCGCAGGTCGTAGGCCATCTTGTCGACCAGGATGCGGTCGCCGATCTGCACCGTGGGCAGCATGGAGCCGCTGGGCACGACGTTGTAGTCGGCGATGGCGCTACGGAACATCACCATCAGGGCAATGAAGGCCAGCAAGCCCTTGTTGTCCGCCAACAGCTTGTTGAGGGTTGATTTCATTTCGGTGTGTCGCTCAAAGTCTGATCCACGCCCATGCTAAACCAGGTCGCCCCTCAATTCAAAACGGAGCTGCCGACCTTAACTGACAGAATTGTCATCTGGATGTCAGCCTCGCGTCGAGCGGCAACGATTACATTGACGGCGTAGAACAGCAGGGACCGATGCCGTTGCGCCGGGGGGCGTGGCCTGATGGTCCGCCTTTCATCCGCAAGCCATCATCGTGAGCCTTATGGTCGTCCCGTTCCGCCGCGTCGCAGCCAGCGTCAGTAGCCGTCATTTCACGCACTCCACACAATATCTCCCCTTCCGCGCCACGAAGGGAATGACGGCACTGGTGCTGGCCGCGCTGCTGGGCGGTTGCGCCGTCGGCCCTGATTACGCGCGCCCGGCGCTGGACCTGCCGCAAGCCTACAAGGAAACCGGCCCCTGGAAACTGGCCGCGCCGCGCCAGATCGATGACCACCAGCCCTGGTGGGAAGCCTATGGCGACCCGGTCCTCAATGCGCTGATGGACCAGGCCAACGCCGCCAACCAGACCATCCAGCAGGCCGCCGCCCAGTACCGCCAGGCCCAGGCCACCGCCGAAGTAGCTCGCGCCAGCCTCTGGCCGACCATTGGCGCACAGGCTGGCGCGAGCCGCGCGCAGACCAATACCAATGGCGTGCAAAGGCTGGGCAACAGCTACAGCGTCGGCCTGAACGCTTCCTGGGAAGCCGACCTCTGGGGCCGCATCCGGCGCGGCGCCGAAGCGGGCGAGGCCAATGCCCAGGCCAGCGCGGCTAGCCTGGCGGCAGCGCGCCTGTCCATCCAGGCCACGCTGGCGCAGGACTACCTGCAATTGCGCGTGACCGATCTGCAAAAGGATTTGTACCGCCGCACCGTGGCCGCCTATACCCGTTCGCTGCAACTGAGCACGCACCAGTACGAAGCCGGCACCGCCCTGCGCTCGGACGTGGCGCAGGCTGAAACCCAGTTGCGCGCCGCCCAGGCGCAACTGATCGACCTCGACGACACCCGCAACCAGCTCGAACACGCCATCGCCATGCTGATCGGCAAAGCGCCCGCGCAGTTCAGCCTGCCCGCCCTGCCGCCGGCTGCGGCCAGCGATAGCGCCATCGACGCCAATGCCGCGCGCCTGCAAGGCAGCCTGCCGCAGATTCCGGTGGGCCTGCCCTCGGAACTGCTGGAGCGCCGTCCCGACATCGCCAATGCCGAACGTCTGGCCGCCGCGGCCAACGCCAATATCGGCGTGGCCCGCGCCGCCTATTTCCCCACGCTGACGCTGTCGGCCAGCGGTGGCTACAACAGCCTGGCTTTCGCCAACCTGTTCAACACCCCCAGCCGCGTCTGGTCGCTGGGGTCGGCGCTGGCCGAGTCTCTCTTCGACGGCGGCGCCCGCAGCGCCCGCAATGATGCCGCCGTGGCGGCCTACGACGCGGCCGTGGCGCAATACAAGCAGACCGTGCTGGGTGGCCTGCAAGAGGTGGAAGACAAGCTATCCACCCTGCGCGTGCTGGACCAGGAAAGCACCGTGCAGGCCCAGGCCGTACAGTCGGCGCAGCTGGCCGAACGGCTGGCCATGCGCCAGTACGAGGCCGGCACCGTCACCTATCTGTCGGTGGTGACGACCCAGGCCGCGTCGCTGACCAACCAGCGCAACGCC is drawn from Herbaspirillum seropedicae and contains these coding sequences:
- a CDS encoding TetR/AcrR family transcriptional regulator; translation: MLEEIGFDKLSLEGVAARAGVGKATIYRWWPNKSALAMEALLRAVEPMPPIGDSGSSRTDIELHMLQLSQLLRGKSGRVVREMIALAQFEPESKRIFNDNYLEPRRLALVSVLRRGAQRGEFREDADLSLVFDLLYAPLLQRLLTGQGDIDERQVQAQLKLVLGSITLPSLMDT
- the lepB gene encoding signal peptidase I, with amino-acid sequence MKSTLNKLLADNKGLLAFIALMVMFRSAIADYNVVPSGSMLPTVQIGDRILVDKMAYDLRLPLTHISLLRLGEPQRGDIVTIDSRQAGELLVKRIVGLPGDVVELRDNVLFINGQPAHYHPAAEAPEAGDGSDQAAYRDERYGAMEHAVRLSAAHPSLHSSYGPVVVPPGHYMMLGDNRDNSMDSRYFGFFARDELMGRTRRIAFSLDAERGYRPRLERFGQLLDATPPRQ
- a CDS encoding efflux transporter outer membrane subunit, whose amino-acid sequence is MTALVLAALLGGCAVGPDYARPALDLPQAYKETGPWKLAAPRQIDDHQPWWEAYGDPVLNALMDQANAANQTIQQAAAQYRQAQATAEVARASLWPTIGAQAGASRAQTNTNGVQRLGNSYSVGLNASWEADLWGRIRRGAEAGEANAQASAASLAAARLSIQATLAQDYLQLRVTDLQKDLYRRTVAAYTRSLQLSTHQYEAGTALRSDVAQAETQLRAAQAQLIDLDDTRNQLEHAIAMLIGKAPAQFSLPALPPAAASDSAIDANAARLQGSLPQIPVGLPSELLERRPDIANAERLAAAANANIGVARAAYFPTLTLSASGGYNSLAFANLFNTPSRVWSLGSALAESLFDGGARSARNDAAVAAYDAAVAQYKQTVLGGLQEVEDKLSTLRVLDQESTVQAQAVQSAQLAERLAMRQYEAGTVTYLSVVTTQAASLTNQRNAVTLLGRQLVASVALIKATGGGWQAGRDAP